In one window of Nitrospiraceae bacterium DNA:
- a CDS encoding DUF3108 domain-containing protein produces the protein MPFPAKRRDPLPSGLVRAAVSWLLVILFAFVLQPVPARAETSPRVTSVPFATGERLSYDITWLAMRAGVATMSVEADPSADEPARVRFETVAQSSPVVTKFYPVDNRVASTVDLASFLPLRMTFHRQEGKRKNDFEYTFRHRDGLVTAVKDGKSDELQIPADAQDAISCLYYVRKSLPLSPGASLALNVHHDKKNYKLEVRVEALETLEGSWGKKETARVLVIMPFQGIFLNEGNLRVWFTTDDRRVPVRMKAKVVIGSIVAELTEGYGTPISPSP, from the coding sequence GTGCCATTTCCGGCTAAGCGCCGCGATCCGCTGCCCTCGGGGCTCGTGCGGGCCGCTGTTTCCTGGCTGCTCGTCATCCTCTTCGCGTTTGTCCTTCAGCCGGTACCAGCCCGCGCGGAGACGTCTCCGCGCGTCACTTCTGTACCGTTTGCGACCGGTGAACGTCTTTCCTACGACATCACCTGGCTCGCAATGCGGGCGGGGGTGGCGACGATGTCCGTGGAGGCGGACCCCTCGGCTGATGAGCCGGCTCGGGTGCGGTTCGAGACGGTGGCGCAGTCGAGCCCCGTCGTGACGAAGTTCTATCCGGTCGACAATCGGGTGGCCTCCACCGTCGATCTCGCGTCCTTTCTCCCGCTGCGCATGACCTTTCATCGGCAGGAAGGCAAGCGGAAGAACGATTTCGAGTACACCTTTCGGCACCGGGATGGGCTCGTGACGGCCGTCAAGGACGGAAAGAGCGACGAGTTGCAGATTCCGGCCGATGCCCAGGACGCGATTTCCTGTCTGTACTACGTTCGAAAGAGCCTGCCGCTCTCGCCTGGAGCCTCGCTGGCGCTGAATGTACACCACGACAAGAAGAACTATAAGTTAGAAGTGCGGGTCGAAGCGTTGGAAACCCTTGAGGGGTCTTGGGGAAAGAAGGAGACCGCAAGGGTGCTGGTCATCATGCCTTTTCAGGGCATTTTCCTCAACGAGGGGAACCTCCGGGTCTGGTTCACGACGGACGATCGGCGGGTTCCCGTGCGGATGAAGGCGAAGGTCGTCATCGGGTCGATCGTTGCGGAGCTGACCGAGGGATACGGTACACCGATTTCCCCCTCTCCTTGA
- a CDS encoding TRAM domain-containing protein, with translation MVSRAIFVLLSALAGMALFLRAKDPSTQFLLSGLAIGAVTGGLIIAGEHALRRLSFGIIVGGTAGVAAGLVLTGLVEWVGSAVFDVETFLFHIGGLVFLLGLPYLGLVLGARFGMERFPSPLQGAMTYNASGVSIKVLDTSVIIDGRVADLCETGFLEGTFLVPHFILNELQHIADSSDSLKRARGRRGLDILNKIQKMADLDVRISEEDFPNVKEVDAKLVVLAKKVGGRIVTNDLNLNKVAELQGVRVLNINELCNALRPVVLPGETIRVFVLKEGKEAGQGVAYLDDGTMIVVDNARRCIGRNVDVTVTSVLQTTAGRMIFTRLKEEPEREEFQVARG, from the coding sequence ATGGTATCACGGGCCATATTTGTCCTTCTCAGTGCCCTCGCCGGCATGGCCCTGTTTCTGCGCGCGAAAGATCCCAGCACACAGTTCCTGCTGTCGGGGCTGGCGATTGGTGCAGTTACCGGAGGCCTCATCATCGCTGGAGAACACGCACTACGAAGATTATCATTCGGTATCATTGTGGGAGGAACTGCAGGCGTTGCGGCGGGGCTGGTGCTCACGGGGTTGGTGGAGTGGGTTGGCAGCGCGGTATTCGACGTCGAAACGTTCCTGTTTCACATCGGCGGCCTGGTCTTTCTCTTGGGGCTGCCGTACCTCGGGCTAGTGTTGGGTGCGCGTTTTGGCATGGAGCGGTTTCCGTCTCCCCTGCAGGGGGCGATGACGTACAACGCGAGCGGCGTCAGTATCAAGGTCTTGGATACCAGTGTGATCATTGACGGTAGGGTGGCGGATCTTTGCGAGACTGGATTTCTGGAAGGCACATTCCTCGTGCCGCATTTCATTCTGAACGAGTTGCAGCACATTGCGGATTCATCCGATTCCTTGAAGCGGGCACGGGGGCGCCGAGGTCTGGATATTCTGAACAAGATTCAGAAGATGGCCGACCTCGACGTACGGATCAGCGAAGAGGATTTTCCGAACGTCAAAGAGGTCGATGCAAAACTCGTGGTGTTGGCGAAGAAGGTGGGCGGACGCATTGTCACCAACGACCTGAACCTCAATAAGGTGGCCGAGCTGCAGGGTGTGCGGGTGCTGAATATCAATGAGCTCTGCAATGCGTTGCGGCCGGTCGTGTTGCCCGGCGAGACGATCCGGGTATTCGTGTTGAAGGAAGGCAAGGAAGCGGGGCAGGGTGTGGCCTATCTGGATGACGGCACGATGATCGTGGTGGACAACGCCCGCCGCTGCATTGGGCGGAACGTGGACGTGACGGTCACCAGCGTGCTCCAGACCACCGCCGGGCGGATGATCTTTACCCGCCTGAAGGAAGAGCCGGAGCGGGAGGAGTTTCAGGTTGCACGTGGTTGA
- the ispD gene encoding 2-C-methyl-D-erythritol 4-phosphate cytidylyltransferase, producing MSRREAKGPVTGPKTVALVPAAGRGLRMGGHIPKQFLLLGGLPILAHSLRALQDSPVIHEIILAVPEAERRNCLDRIVSPGHFTKVTKVVSGGEQRQDSVRHALAEVDAETEFVLVHDAVRPFLTQAMIREVVAAAQQHGGAIIALPMRDTVKHVGQGHIIERTVDRRPLWLAQTPQAFRKDWLDEGHRKAQLEGIHATDDAHLVELIGKTVVVVEGSGENIKVTRPEDLSIGEAILQRRASARSKG from the coding sequence GTGTCTCGTCGTGAGGCGAAAGGGCCGGTGACCGGCCCGAAAACCGTCGCATTGGTGCCGGCTGCCGGCCGTGGGCTGCGGATGGGCGGCCACATTCCCAAGCAGTTTCTCCTTCTCGGGGGGCTGCCGATCTTGGCGCATTCGCTGCGGGCACTGCAGGACTCGCCCGTCATTCACGAAATCATCCTGGCCGTGCCGGAAGCCGAACGCCGGAACTGTCTCGATCGGATTGTGAGCCCGGGGCATTTCACCAAGGTGACCAAGGTAGTTTCGGGCGGTGAGCAGCGGCAGGATTCGGTGCGTCACGCGCTGGCCGAAGTGGATGCCGAGACGGAGTTTGTTTTGGTGCACGATGCGGTCCGGCCGTTTCTGACCCAGGCTATGATCCGCGAGGTGGTTGCCGCCGCTCAGCAGCATGGGGGGGCCATCATCGCCCTCCCGATGCGGGATACGGTGAAGCATGTGGGGCAGGGGCATATCATCGAGCGGACCGTGGATCGCCGGCCCCTCTGGCTGGCGCAGACGCCGCAAGCGTTCAGGAAGGACTGGTTGGATGAGGGGCATCGCAAGGCGCAACTGGAAGGGATCCACGCGACCGATGATGCCCACTTGGTCGAGTTGATCGGGAAGACCGTGGTGGTGGTAGAAGGCAGCGGCGAAAACATCAAAGTGACGAGACCCGAGGACCTCTCGATCGGTGAGGCCATTCTCCAGCGCAGGGCCTCGGCAAGGAGCAAAGGATGA
- a CDS encoding mannose-1-phosphate guanylyltransferase/mannose-6-phosphate isomerase — translation MRGASHLYPVILAGGSGTRFWPLSRHLYPKQLLRIIGNETLIQQTMRRVLACASADRVLISTNPGQADSIRVQLSHWKDQLKDNYVVEPLGRNTAPAIALAAAELVRRDPEAVMVVLPADHVVRGEKAFIAAVELAARLAKQDYLVTFGIKPIRPETGYGYIQPNRRSALAKRGKLVGHPVARFVEKPNAAKAAQYLKSGNYFWNSGMFVWKAATILGEIARHQPEVAKAMVQVNHLRASSASPKAIEAAYAKVPSVSIDNGVMERSDRAVMIPVTFSWSDVGNWSSLEEVAPRDKAGNVVSGRVIDVGSANSVLYADRRVVATIGLTDMVVVDTPDATLVCPKSRSQDVKKVVEILKQQGAPEHLEHLTVHRPWGSYTVLEESAGYKVKRVTVKPGGRLSLQMHHKRSEHWVVISGLARVTRGEEVFDLSVGQSTAIPVRTPHRLENPGKDTLHIIEVQNGPYLGEDDIVRFQDDYGRTQK, via the coding sequence ATGCGGGGCGCATCACATCTCTATCCGGTGATTTTGGCAGGGGGCAGCGGTACGCGTTTCTGGCCCCTGAGCCGGCATTTGTATCCGAAGCAGTTGCTCCGCATCATCGGTAACGAAACATTGATCCAGCAGACCATGCGGCGGGTGCTGGCCTGCGCGTCTGCCGACCGGGTATTGATCTCCACCAACCCGGGCCAGGCGGATTCGATCCGTGTGCAATTGAGCCATTGGAAGGACCAGCTCAAGGACAATTATGTCGTTGAGCCGCTTGGACGCAACACGGCGCCGGCCATTGCGCTGGCAGCCGCTGAGCTCGTGCGGCGGGATCCCGAGGCCGTCATGGTGGTGCTGCCCGCTGACCATGTGGTGCGGGGCGAGAAGGCCTTTATCGCGGCGGTGGAGCTTGCGGCACGGCTTGCAAAGCAGGATTACTTGGTGACGTTCGGGATCAAGCCGATCCGCCCCGAAACCGGTTACGGCTATATTCAGCCGAATCGCCGATCCGCGCTGGCGAAGCGCGGAAAGCTGGTGGGGCATCCGGTCGCGCGATTCGTCGAAAAGCCCAATGCCGCCAAGGCTGCGCAATATCTCAAGAGCGGCAACTATTTCTGGAACAGCGGCATGTTCGTCTGGAAAGCCGCCACGATTTTGGGAGAGATCGCTCGCCATCAACCGGAAGTCGCGAAGGCCATGGTGCAGGTCAACCATCTGCGGGCTTCGAGTGCGTCGCCGAAGGCCATCGAGGCGGCGTATGCCAAGGTACCTTCGGTGTCGATCGACAACGGGGTGATGGAACGTTCGGATCGGGCGGTGATGATTCCGGTCACATTTTCATGGTCCGACGTCGGCAATTGGAGCAGCCTCGAGGAAGTCGCCCCGCGCGACAAAGCGGGAAACGTCGTGAGCGGCCGCGTCATCGACGTGGGCAGCGCCAATTCCGTGTTGTATGCCGATCGCCGGGTCGTTGCCACGATCGGATTGACCGACATGGTGGTCGTAGACACGCCGGATGCGACGCTGGTTTGTCCGAAGTCCCGTTCGCAGGACGTGAAGAAAGTAGTCGAGATTCTCAAACAGCAGGGAGCACCGGAGCATCTCGAGCATCTGACCGTGCATCGGCCCTGGGGGTCGTACACGGTGCTGGAGGAATCGGCCGGGTACAAAGTCAAGCGCGTGACGGTGAAGCCGGGGGGACGGTTGTCCCTGCAGATGCATCACAAGCGCAGCGAGCATTGGGTGGTCATCTCCGGGCTCGCCCGCGTGACCAGGGGCGAGGAGGTTTTCGACCTCAGCGTCGGGCAGAGTACGGCGATTCCGGTGCGAACGCCGCATCGTTTGGAAAATCCGGGCAAGGACACGCTCCACATCATCGAGGTACAGAACGGGCCGTACCTCGGCGAGGATGACATCGTGCGTTTCCAGGACGATTACGGACGAACGCAGAAGTGA
- a CDS encoding class I fructose-bisphosphate aldolase — MGNRVQEILSWYESDNAGTKMNIARLLNSGKLAGTGKLVILPVDQGFEHGPARSFAPNAAGYNPHYHFQLAIDAGCNAYAAPLGFLEAGASHFAGQIPLILKLNNHDVLHDEKDPLPSVTGSVRDALRLGCSAVGFTIYPGSSHCNAMYEQLRAISEEAKASGLAVVVWSYPRGSALSKEGETAMDVVAYASQIAAQLGAHIIKVKLPTAHLEQAAAKKVYETEQVPIKTLAERVKHVVQSSFDGRRIVIFSGGAKSDEKTVFEEVRAIRDGGGFGSIIGRNSFQRPKAEAVKFLGTIMSIYAGQTP; from the coding sequence ATGGGCAATCGGGTCCAGGAGATTTTGAGCTGGTACGAGAGCGACAACGCGGGCACGAAGATGAACATCGCGCGCCTGTTGAATTCCGGAAAGCTGGCAGGGACTGGAAAACTGGTCATCCTGCCGGTCGATCAAGGGTTTGAGCACGGGCCGGCCAGGAGCTTTGCGCCGAATGCGGCTGGATACAACCCGCACTATCACTTCCAACTCGCGATCGACGCCGGATGCAACGCTTACGCAGCCCCGCTGGGGTTTCTCGAGGCGGGGGCCAGCCATTTTGCGGGGCAGATTCCCCTGATCCTGAAATTGAACAATCACGATGTCTTGCACGACGAGAAGGATCCATTGCCTTCCGTGACCGGCAGCGTTCGCGATGCCCTGCGTTTGGGCTGTTCCGCCGTGGGCTTCACGATCTATCCCGGCTCGTCGCATTGCAACGCTATGTACGAGCAGCTGCGAGCGATCAGCGAAGAAGCCAAGGCTTCTGGTCTGGCAGTGGTCGTGTGGTCGTATCCGCGGGGATCGGCGTTGAGCAAGGAAGGCGAGACCGCCATGGACGTCGTGGCCTATGCATCGCAGATCGCGGCTCAGTTGGGCGCGCACATCATCAAGGTCAAACTGCCGACCGCGCATTTGGAGCAGGCCGCGGCCAAGAAGGTGTATGAGACCGAGCAGGTGCCGATCAAGACCCTGGCCGAGCGTGTGAAACACGTGGTACAGAGCTCCTTCGACGGTCGCCGTATCGTGATTTTCTCGGGTGGCGCCAAGAGCGATGAGAAGACCGTGTTTGAGGAAGTCCGGGCGATCCGTGACGGAGGCGGGTTCGGGTCGATCATCGGCCGCAATTCGTTCCAACGCCCCAAAGCTGAGGCGGTGAAGTTCCTTGGCACGATCATGAGTATCTACGCCGGGCAAACACCATAG
- a CDS encoding DegQ family serine endoprotease, whose amino-acid sequence MEDFRDVQERPRRGGSWVFPALLLIVGVLIGVLVASDLGWLPTGHAVPEPQPAPAPTARPVASAVQPTLGGAGTQSFVEVAKSVKPAVVNIFATRTGRGEGSQSMPFDDPFFRRFFGEEWMKRFEAPKERKERGLGSGVIVDPNGLIITNNHVVNKADEIKVFLSDKREFKAKLVGTDAKTDVALLKIEATELPTVPWADSDKLEVGEFVLAVGNPFGLTQTVTLGIVSALGRAAGIAEYEDFIQTDAAINPGNSGGALVNVRGELVGINTAIYSQSGGNMGIGFAVPSNMAHSIMDQLVQHGKVVRGWLGVSIQELTPELSSQFGVPKDTKGVLVSDVMDDSPAKKAGLERGDVILEFDGKAMDSPAHLRNSVAQTPVGKRVAIKMIREKKSKSIELVIAEQPKNLAQAGSDEGGESLAPAGLLSDLDVRELNDELAQRFGLKSSERGVVVVRVKSGSPAEEAGVKEGDVVLEVNRKAVTSLKSYERLASSLPKDQSVLLLLRRQGRTIYLTLRP is encoded by the coding sequence ATGGAAGATTTTCGCGATGTTCAGGAGCGACCCAGGCGCGGCGGTTCCTGGGTTTTTCCGGCACTTCTCCTGATCGTCGGGGTTCTGATCGGGGTGTTGGTGGCGTCCGACCTTGGATGGCTGCCGACCGGTCATGCGGTGCCTGAGCCGCAGCCGGCACCGGCGCCGACGGCTAGACCGGTGGCGAGCGCGGTGCAACCGACATTGGGCGGGGCCGGGACGCAGAGCTTCGTCGAGGTGGCGAAGTCCGTCAAGCCGGCCGTCGTGAATATCTTTGCGACCAGAACGGGGCGTGGCGAAGGTTCGCAAAGCATGCCCTTCGACGATCCTTTCTTCCGGCGATTTTTCGGGGAAGAATGGATGAAGCGCTTCGAGGCTCCGAAGGAGCGGAAGGAGCGGGGACTGGGTTCGGGCGTCATCGTGGATCCGAACGGCCTGATCATCACGAACAATCACGTGGTGAATAAAGCCGATGAAATCAAGGTCTTCCTGTCCGACAAACGCGAATTCAAAGCTAAACTGGTGGGAACGGACGCCAAAACCGACGTGGCTCTCCTGAAGATCGAGGCGACCGAACTGCCCACGGTTCCTTGGGCTGATTCCGATAAGTTGGAAGTGGGAGAATTCGTGTTGGCCGTTGGGAACCCCTTCGGGCTGACCCAAACCGTGACGCTCGGGATCGTCAGTGCGCTCGGCCGCGCGGCCGGCATCGCCGAGTACGAGGATTTCATTCAAACCGACGCCGCAATCAACCCCGGCAACTCGGGTGGGGCGCTGGTGAACGTTCGTGGGGAACTCGTCGGGATCAATACGGCCATCTACAGTCAGAGCGGCGGCAATATGGGCATTGGATTCGCCGTGCCGAGTAACATGGCCCATTCGATCATGGACCAGTTGGTGCAGCACGGCAAAGTCGTGCGCGGCTGGCTCGGCGTGTCGATTCAGGAGTTGACGCCGGAGCTGTCCTCTCAATTCGGCGTGCCGAAGGATACGAAGGGGGTTCTCGTCAGCGATGTCATGGACGACAGCCCCGCCAAGAAGGCGGGCCTGGAGCGGGGAGACGTTATCCTCGAATTCGACGGGAAGGCCATGGATTCTCCCGCCCATCTGCGCAACTCAGTGGCGCAGACGCCGGTGGGGAAACGCGTCGCGATCAAGATGATTCGCGAGAAGAAGTCCAAGAGCATCGAACTCGTAATCGCCGAGCAGCCCAAGAACCTCGCACAGGCCGGATCGGATGAAGGCGGCGAATCGCTGGCCCCTGCCGGGTTGTTGTCGGATCTCGACGTCCGCGAGCTGAATGACGAGTTGGCGCAGCGGTTTGGTTTGAAATCCAGCGAACGCGGAGTCGTGGTCGTCCGAGTGAAATCCGGAAGCCCGGCGGAGGAGGCGGGCGTGAAGGAAGGGGATGTGGTGTTGGAAGTGAATCGCAAGGCAGTGACGTCACTCAAGTCTTACGAACGCCTGGCTTCGAGCTTGCCAAAAGATCAATCCGTTCTGCTTCTGTTGAGGCGTCAGGGGAGAACGATCTACCTCACGTTGCGGCCGTGA
- the cysE gene encoding serine O-acetyltransferase produces MFKAIAQDLQAIFDRDPAATSRTEVILTYAGFHALLAYRIAHWLKLHGIPFFPRFISQVARWITGIEIHPSAKIGTGFFIDHGMGVVIGETAEVGDFVTLFQGVTLGGTGKERGKRHPTLGNHVVVGAGAKILGGIRIGDNVKIGANSVVLKSVPPNSTVIGIPARIIKSEGERVPDATMDHTNLPDPIADRFTALEQELIVLRKKLESRDREPRT; encoded by the coding sequence ATGTTCAAGGCCATCGCGCAAGACCTTCAAGCTATCTTTGATCGAGATCCGGCTGCCACCAGTCGGACGGAGGTCATTCTGACCTACGCCGGGTTCCACGCGCTCCTGGCCTACCGCATCGCCCACTGGCTGAAACTCCACGGTATCCCGTTCTTTCCCCGGTTCATTTCCCAAGTCGCGCGATGGATCACAGGCATCGAAATCCATCCCTCGGCCAAGATCGGCACGGGGTTCTTCATCGACCACGGCATGGGGGTTGTGATTGGGGAGACGGCTGAGGTGGGCGACTTCGTCACTCTGTTTCAGGGCGTTACGCTTGGCGGAACGGGAAAGGAGCGGGGCAAGCGGCATCCGACCTTGGGTAACCATGTGGTCGTCGGTGCCGGAGCGAAGATTCTCGGGGGTATTAGGATCGGCGACAATGTGAAGATCGGTGCCAACTCGGTCGTCCTGAAATCCGTTCCGCCCAATTCGACGGTCATCGGCATTCCCGCGCGTATCATCAAGAGCGAAGGAGAACGGGTACCCGATGCCACGATGGACCACACCAATCTGCCAGACCCCATTGCCGATCGGTTCACAGCTCTGGAGCAGGAACTGATTGTGTTGCGGAAGAAGTTGGAGAGTCGGGATCGAGAGCCGCGGACCTAA
- the ispF gene encoding 2-C-methyl-D-erythritol 2,4-cyclodiphosphate synthase — protein sequence MSKARIGCGWDIHPMVEGRKLILGGIEIPHHKGLQGHSDSDALVHAVCDALLGAMGEGDLGRHYPSSDQRYKNISSLKLLEDVMGKLRTKGYRLVNVDSTIIAQAPRLSSHLSAMQKSMAAVLQVDPDLVNVKVKSGEGLDAIGHEEAIAAQAACLIERAS from the coding sequence ATGAGCAAGGCGAGGATCGGTTGCGGATGGGACATCCATCCGATGGTCGAGGGGCGAAAATTGATTTTGGGTGGGATCGAAATTCCGCACCACAAGGGGCTCCAGGGCCATTCCGATTCCGATGCGCTGGTGCATGCGGTGTGTGATGCGCTGTTGGGGGCGATGGGCGAGGGGGATTTGGGGCGGCATTACCCCAGTTCGGACCAGCGCTATAAGAACATCTCGAGCCTGAAACTGCTGGAAGATGTCATGGGCAAGCTCCGCACGAAAGGCTATCGGCTGGTGAATGTGGACTCCACGATTATCGCCCAGGCTCCGCGCTTGAGTTCCCACTTGTCAGCGATGCAGAAGAGCATGGCAGCGGTGTTGCAGGTCGACCCGGACCTCGTAAACGTGAAGGTGAAGAGCGGGGAAGGGCTTGATGCGATCGGGCATGAGGAGGCGATCGCTGCGCAAGCCGCTTGTTTGATCGAGCGAGCCTCGTGA
- a CDS encoding phosphomannomutase/phosphoglucomutase, whose product MGLFREYDLRGIVGKELTEEIAQLVGRAYATMASERGVSTVSIGRDGRLSSPALRDALVSGLLAGGLNAIDLGQCASPLLYFSLFHLPVQGGIMITGSHNAAQYNGFKICIGREAIHGEEIQRLRRIMESGRFVEGQGQLSSHAIIPDYLQHLAQNFAGVRADHLHVVIDCGNGAASLVAKQALELLGCRVTGLYCELDGRFPNHHPDPTVVENLEDLMRAVREHKADVGIGYDGDADRIGAVDERGQILWGDRLMVVYARDILERQPGTTFISEVKASQCLYDDIAKRGGRPIMWKTGHSLMKAKMKEESAVLAGEMSGHMFFADRYFGYDDAVYASCRLIEILAKTKRPLSDLVSDLPETTVTPEIRVDCSDTVKFQVVDRVRGQLAACFNEGRPIGATNLRLRDLVTIDGVRAVFDDGWGLIRASNTQPALVLRFEAPSQARLDVIRATIETELAQALRAISG is encoded by the coding sequence ATGGGCTTGTTTCGCGAGTATGATCTTCGCGGTATCGTCGGCAAAGAACTGACGGAAGAGATCGCGCAGCTGGTCGGCCGGGCTTACGCGACCATGGCCAGCGAGCGCGGAGTGTCGACGGTCAGCATCGGACGGGATGGACGGTTGAGCTCTCCGGCCCTCCGGGACGCCCTGGTCAGCGGGTTGCTGGCCGGCGGCTTGAATGCCATCGACCTGGGCCAATGTGCCTCGCCCTTGCTGTACTTCTCCTTGTTTCACCTGCCGGTACAGGGTGGGATCATGATTACAGGCAGTCACAATGCCGCCCAGTATAACGGCTTCAAGATCTGCATCGGCCGAGAGGCGATTCACGGGGAGGAAATTCAGCGGTTGCGGCGCATTATGGAATCGGGCCGATTCGTCGAGGGCCAGGGGCAATTGTCCTCCCACGCCATTATTCCCGACTACCTCCAACATCTTGCGCAGAACTTCGCCGGGGTGCGCGCCGACCATCTGCACGTGGTGATCGATTGCGGCAATGGGGCGGCGTCGCTGGTGGCCAAGCAGGCATTGGAATTGTTGGGCTGCCGGGTGACCGGCCTCTATTGCGAATTGGACGGGCGGTTCCCGAACCATCATCCCGACCCGACGGTCGTGGAAAACCTCGAGGATCTGATGCGGGCCGTCCGTGAGCACAAGGCCGATGTCGGGATCGGGTATGACGGCGACGCCGATCGTATCGGCGCCGTCGACGAGCGCGGGCAGATCCTTTGGGGCGATCGATTGATGGTCGTGTATGCGCGTGACATCCTGGAGCGGCAGCCCGGCACGACGTTCATCTCCGAGGTCAAGGCTTCACAGTGCCTCTATGACGATATTGCGAAGCGCGGCGGGCGCCCGATCATGTGGAAGACCGGTCATTCCCTCATGAAGGCCAAGATGAAGGAAGAGTCGGCCGTGTTGGCCGGAGAGATGTCGGGCCACATGTTCTTCGCCGACCGGTATTTCGGGTACGACGATGCGGTCTACGCTTCTTGCCGCCTCATTGAAATTTTGGCCAAGACCAAACGGCCGTTGTCCGATCTGGTGTCCGACCTGCCGGAGACGACCGTGACGCCGGAGATTCGCGTCGACTGTTCCGATACGGTGAAGTTTCAGGTGGTCGACCGGGTGCGAGGGCAGTTGGCTGCCTGCTTCAACGAGGGGCGGCCGATCGGTGCCACGAACCTCCGGTTGCGGGACTTGGTGACCATCGACGGGGTTCGCGCCGTGTTCGACGACGGATGGGGTCTGATCCGCGCCTCCAACACGCAGCCTGCCCTGGTGCTCCGATTCGAAGCTCCATCACAGGCACGGCTGGATGTCATTCGCGCCACGATTGAAACCGAACTCGCCCAGGCACTGCGTGCCATTTCCGGCTAA
- the fbp gene encoding class 1 fructose-bisphosphatase, protein MAKFPITLSRFIIEQQAAYPEATGEFSVLLTQIGLVGKMIAHDLRRAGLINILGTTGETNVQGEVVKKLDEIANDTFVRVFEHSGLVCALASEEMEKPIHMPQQGARAKYMLLFDPLDGSSNTDVNMPLGAIFSVLRHKGGPRVPGDDDLLRRGVEQVAAGYLLYGSSTMLVFTVGQGVHGFTLEPSIGEYLLSHENIRIPKRGKVYAANEGNYHRWPAGTQKYVDHVKEKDKATGRPYSGRYCGCLVADVHRILLGGGIYLYPGESDKPEGKLRLLYEGNPLALVVEQAGGKATTGTMRILEVEPKALHQRVPLVIGSSDDVDQAEAFIQGRV, encoded by the coding sequence ATGGCAAAGTTTCCCATTACGCTCAGCCGTTTTATCATCGAACAGCAGGCCGCCTACCCTGAAGCCACCGGCGAGTTTTCCGTCCTCCTGACTCAGATCGGTCTCGTGGGCAAAATGATCGCTCATGATCTCCGTCGGGCCGGTTTGATCAATATTTTGGGAACGACCGGCGAAACCAACGTGCAGGGAGAGGTGGTCAAGAAGCTGGACGAGATCGCCAACGACACATTCGTCCGAGTCTTCGAACATAGCGGCTTGGTGTGTGCGTTGGCGTCCGAAGAAATGGAAAAGCCGATCCACATGCCGCAGCAAGGGGCCCGCGCCAAGTACATGCTCCTGTTCGATCCGCTCGACGGCTCCTCCAACACAGACGTGAATATGCCGCTGGGCGCGATCTTTTCCGTATTGCGACACAAGGGTGGGCCGAGGGTACCGGGCGACGACGATCTGCTCCGGCGGGGCGTCGAGCAGGTAGCGGCCGGCTATCTTCTGTATGGTTCCAGCACCATGCTGGTCTTCACCGTCGGGCAGGGGGTGCATGGTTTTACCCTGGAGCCGTCGATCGGCGAGTATCTGTTGTCTCACGAGAACATTCGCATTCCCAAACGAGGCAAGGTCTACGCGGCGAACGAGGGCAATTACCATCGATGGCCGGCAGGAACCCAGAAGTACGTGGACCATGTGAAGGAGAAGGACAAGGCGACCGGCAGGCCTTACAGTGGCCGGTATTGCGGCTGCCTGGTGGCGGATGTCCACCGTATTTTATTGGGAGGGGGCATCTACCTCTATCCCGGAGAGTCGGACAAGCCGGAGGGCAAACTGCGGTTGCTCTATGAAGGCAACCCCCTTGCGTTGGTGGTGGAGCAGGCCGGTGGGAAGGCGACGACCGGAACGATGCGTATTCTCGAAGTTGAGCCGAAGGCGCTGCACCAGCGGGTCCCGCTGGTCATCGGCAGCTCGGACGATGTGGATCAGGCGGAAGCGTTCATTCAGGGACGGGTGTAG
- a CDS encoding phosphate starvation-inducible protein PsiF translates to MAKWSRVTLTALLGLVLLTPAVSFAGAQQNKMKTCNADADAKGLSGEGKGEERKAFMKECLSAKAPAKAAAGKTQQDKMKSCNKEAKAKNLKGEDRKSFMSTCLSS, encoded by the coding sequence ATGGCGAAATGGTCTCGTGTCACTCTGACTGCCCTGCTCGGGCTCGTGCTGCTCACCCCGGCCGTCTCCTTCGCCGGCGCGCAACAAAACAAGATGAAGACCTGCAATGCCGACGCCGATGCCAAGGGACTCAGCGGTGAGGGGAAAGGTGAAGAGCGGAAGGCGTTTATGAAGGAATGTTTGTCAGCCAAGGCACCGGCCAAAGCTGCAGCCGGCAAAACTCAACAAGACAAGATGAAGTCCTGCAACAAGGAAGCGAAAGCGAAGAACTTGAAAGGCGAGGACCGCAAGAGCTTTATGAGCACCTGCCTCTCGAGCTAG